The following are encoded together in the Mesoterricola sediminis genome:
- a CDS encoding phosphatase PAP2 family protein, which yields MTLRSLRFALALALAGPLVLSLPARPAVAAEPDWQALVGPYPAEDSEAAKAEAAILLWLQKTRTRADVARAASTEWLTPDAFADLYPRGAGPNARPRTAALLEAGRVVLRPAVALVKKHYHRQRPFVVLTQLTPTVAKENTGSYPSGHAALAGLYARILAELDPAHRDALLERGALIAHDRVLAGAHWPSDVEAGLKVGEAFAEHWLQENRKQVDAVIAAEWPR from the coding sequence ATGACCCTTCGTTCCCTGCGCTTTGCCCTCGCCCTGGCCCTGGCGGGGCCCCTCGTCCTGTCGTTGCCGGCGCGGCCGGCCGTGGCGGCGGAACCCGACTGGCAGGCCCTCGTAGGGCCCTACCCGGCCGAGGATTCGGAGGCGGCCAAGGCGGAGGCGGCCATCCTCCTCTGGCTGCAGAAGACCCGGACCCGGGCCGACGTGGCCCGGGCGGCGTCCACGGAATGGCTGACGCCGGACGCCTTCGCGGACCTCTACCCCAGGGGCGCGGGCCCGAACGCCCGGCCCAGGACCGCCGCGCTGCTCGAGGCGGGCCGGGTGGTGCTGCGGCCCGCCGTGGCCCTCGTCAAGAAGCACTACCACCGCCAGCGCCCCTTCGTCGTGCTGACCCAGCTCACGCCCACGGTGGCCAAGGAGAATACGGGCAGCTACCCCAGCGGCCACGCGGCCCTGGCCGGCCTCTACGCCCGCATCCTCGCGGAACTGGACCCCGCCCACCGGGACGCCCTCCTGGAGCGGGGCGCCCTCATCGCCCACGACCGGGTGCTGGCCGGCGCCCACTGGCCCAGCGACGTGGAGGCGGGCCTGAAGGTGGGGGAGGCCTTCGCCGAACACTGGCTCCAGGAGAACCGGAAGCAGGTGGACGCCGTGATCGCCGCGGAGTGGCCGCGCTGA